The following coding sequences lie in one Microtus ochrogaster isolate Prairie Vole_2 chromosome 6, MicOch1.0, whole genome shotgun sequence genomic window:
- the Thoc7 gene encoding THO complex subunit 7 homolog, with protein MGAVTDDEVIRKRLLIDGDGAGDDRRINLLVKSFVKWCNSGSQEEGYSQYQRMLSTLSQCEFSMGKTLLVYDMNLREMENYEKIYKEIECSIAGAHEKIAECKKQILQAKRIRKNRQEYDALAKVIQHHPDRHETLKELEALGKELEHLSHIKESVEDKLELRRKQFHVLLSTIHELQQTLENDDKLSEVDEVQESTMETDSKS; from the exons ATGGGAGCCGTGACTGACG aCGAGGTCATACGGAAGCGTCTTCTGATTGATGGAGATGGTGCTGGGGATGACCGGAGAATTAATCTCCTCGTGAAGAGCTTTGTCAAATGGTGCAACTCTGGATCCCAAGAGGAGGG aTATAGCCAGTACCAACGTATGCTGAGCACTCTGTCTCAATGTGAATTTTCAATGGGCAAAACTTTGCTGGTATATGATATGAAtctcagagaaatggaaaattatgaaaaaatatacaaagaaatag AATGTAGTATTGCGGGAGCACATGAGAAGATTGCTGAGTGTAAAAAGCAAATTCTTCAAGCAAAACGAATACGAAAAAATCGACAAG AATATGACGCTTTGGCAAAAGTGATCCAGCATCATCCCGACAGGCATGAGACACTGAA GGAGCTAGAGGCTCTGGGCAAAGAACTGGAGCATCTCTCACATATTAAAGAAAGTGTTGAAGATAAG CTGGAATTGAGACGGAAACAATTTCACGTTCTTCTTAGTACCATCCACGAACTTCAACAAACATTGGAGA ATGACGACAAGCTATCAGAGGTTGACGAAGTTCAAGAAAGTACCATGGAAACAGACTCTAAGTCGTAG